The uncultured Desulfatiglans sp. DNA window CCGGTGCCACGGCGGCCTGCCGCCGCGAGGCGCCTGCGTGGACATCCGTAGGGCCGGGACATCACGCGCTTTGCGCGCAGTGCCGGTGAACCGATGAGTGCACCCGACCAACGGCCACTATTGAAGCTGGAGAGAATTCGCAAGGTATACGAAACCAAGGGAAATCTTTTCGGGCACGGGCGCGGGCAGGTCGTAGCCCTGGATCAACTGGATCTCGACATCCATCGTGGAGAAATCTTCGGCCTGGTCGGCGAAAGCGGCAGCGGCAAGACCACGGCCGGGCGTTTGATCGTGCGGCTCGAAGAACCCGACAGTGGGAGGATCCTTTTAGACGGTCAGGACATTTGCACCTTCAAGGGAAAGGCCCTCAAGAACTTTCGGCGCCGGGTGCAAATGATCTTCCAGGACCCCTATCAATCTCTGAACCCTCAGCTCTCGATTCTGGATGCCGTTTCTGAACCCCTTCTGATCCACACCGCCACGAAGCGCGCGGACCGCCTGGAGGCGGCCAGGGACATCCTCGGCCGGGTGGGGCTTTCTCCCCCCGAGGATTTTCTTTTCCGCTTCCCCCATCAGTTGAGCGGCGGACAGCGCCAGCGCGTGGCCATCGCCCGCGCCATGATCCTCGGACCGGAAGTGGTCGTTGCCGATGAGCCCACCTCCATGCTCGACGCCTCCATTTCGGCGCAGATCTTCAATATCCTGTTGGAACTGCGCGAGGCCATGGACGTCACCCTCCTCTTCATCACCCACAGTCTCGCCGCTGCACGATATCTCTGCAACCGGATCGCAGTCCTCTACAGGGGGCACCTGGTGGAGTTGGGTCCCGCCGATGAGATCATTTATCGCCCTGCCCATCCTTACACGCAGGCGCTGATCGACGCCATCCCCAAATTCGGGGATTGTTCGGATCTAAAACGGTACGGCACGCTCCTTCGGGTGGACAGCGAAGGGGCCGGGAGCGTCTCAGGCTGCCCCTTTCTTCCCCGCTGCGCCGTCGCTCAGAGACTTTACTGCAGCCAGAAGAACCCGGAAATAAGGCTTTTCGCACCGGAACACTGGGTGGCCTGCTATTTCCCGGACCTTCGCAAGGGGGGATCGGCCGTTGGTGAATCATGCTACCTTTCTCCTTGAAAGATCTGTTCCCAAACGGCCCATTCCCCCCGACCGGCACGCTGGTCGGAGTGGGCATGACGGCCTTTTCGCGCATCGTCCCCGCCTACTTCCTCCAAAACTACCACATCGTAGCCCTGCGGAGGACCAGCGATTCGCATATCCTTGAAAGGCGCATCCCCCTTTTCTGCCTCGAGGAAGAATCCCCGGATCCGCTTCCCGAAAACGGCATGAACTCCGCCCGGCTCCTCTCCCATCCGTTGGTCGTCCGGCACCTGCGGGGCCTGCCTCGCCCCATATCCCTCTTCCTTTACCAAAGCTACCCGGAGATCGAAGATCTTGCGCGCCGCGAGGGCTGGCAGGTCCTTGCCAACCCATCCAGCCTGCGGGGGCGTTTGGCCCACCGGGCTTTTTTCCTGGATCTGGCCGGCCGGCTCGAACTGGAGACCCCTCCCGGAAGGATCGTATCCGAGGCGGAGATGCATGGCAGGGATTATCGGGATTGGCAGCAAGAATTGGGGGCATCCTTCGTGGTGCAACTGGCCGACATCGTGCAGGGAGGGGGACGGGGGACCTTTTTCATCCGGTCGCCCGATGATTACCGGGAACTCCGTGAGAGGCTCCGGACGCACACCTGGCGCGGAAGCCGGATCAGCCAGGCGCTCCTGCGGCGCTATGTGGAAGGAACACCCGCCAGCATCGCCGCCTGTATCATGGATGAAGTGATTTTACAGTCGAGGCTCCAGGAACAGCTGATCGATCTCCCGTTCGCGGCTGGAATCGAAAAGGGGGTCTTCTGCGGCCATACCTGGGGGCACGAACCCTGGCCGAGGTCGGTTGAGGCCGAGGCGCACCGGCAGGGCCGCCTGGTGGCCGGGGTCCTCCAAGACATGGGATACCGAGGCATCCTGGGTATAGACTTCATGGTTTCTTTCTCCGGAGATGTGTTCCCCCTGGAGATCAACCCCAGGCTCACCGGGGCCTTTCCGCCGCTTTCCCTCTTCCACATGGCGGCCGGGCGGGTGCCCATGGAGGCCCTTCACCTCGCAGCCTTGAGCCGCGCACCATGCCGACTGACGCAGGTAGA harbors:
- a CDS encoding ATP-grasp domain protein encodes the protein MTAFSRIVPAYFLQNYHIVALRRTSDSHILERRIPLFCLEEESPDPLPENGMNSARLLSHPLVVRHLRGLPRPISLFLYQSYPEIEDLARREGWQVLANPSSLRGRLAHRAFFLDLAGRLELETPPGRIVSEAEMHGRDYRDWQQELGASFVVQLADIVQGGGRGTFFIRSPDDYRELRERLRTHTWRGSRISQALLRRYVEGTPASIAACIMDEVILQSRLQEQLIDLPFAAGIEKGVFCGHTWGHEPWPRSVEAEAHRQGRLVAGVLQDMGYRGILGIDFMVSFSGDVFPLEINPRLTGAFPPLSLFHMAAGRVPMEALHLAALSRAPCRLTQVEADRLFDCHFEGSHVLLFDRGGPEVNRLPPPVSGLYRIDRGGSEAALVEQSSEVDRLKDPSQFLLVEGREASSSFHSGSADPLARTGRLLFSFPAVAHGGGLRPEAILAINWFYGRRSGGVPGS
- the appF gene encoding Oligopeptide transport ATP-binding protein AppF; its protein translation is MSAPDQRPLLKLERIRKVYETKGNLFGHGRGQVVALDQLDLDIHRGEIFGLVGESGSGKTTAGRLIVRLEEPDSGRILLDGQDICTFKGKALKNFRRRVQMIFQDPYQSLNPQLSILDAVSEPLLIHTATKRADRLEAARDILGRVGLSPPEDFLFRFPHQLSGGQRQRVAIARAMILGPEVVVADEPTSMLDASISAQIFNILLELREAMDVTLLFITHSLAAARYLCNRIAVLYRGHLVELGPADEIIYRPAHPYTQALIDAIPKFGDCSDLKRYGTLLRVDSEGAGSVSGCPFLPRCAVAQRLYCSQKNPEIRLFAPEHWVACYFPDLRKGGSAVGESCYLSP